The proteins below come from a single Scatophagus argus isolate fScaArg1 chromosome 15, fScaArg1.pri, whole genome shotgun sequence genomic window:
- the sdsl gene encoding serine dehydratase-like — translation MAKHFHLNTPLLESISMSKRVGTTVYLKMENSQPSGSFKIRGIGHLCQQLARQSRGVVCSSGGNAGMAAAYVARKMGLPATIVVPSSSPQLVVQRLQDQGATVKITGKVWDDANAEALRMAETEGLTYVPPFDHPLLWQGHASLIMEVAASLGPDVKPGAVLVSVGGGGLLCGVIQGLKDVGWTDVPIIAMETVGADCFNAAIKAGRVVTLDDITSEAKCLGAKTVCKKAFEYSQSGELTIISELVTDQQALQAVETFLDEERVLVEMACGAALAPVYTGLIHQLQNEGRLPTLLGPLVVIVCGGSSVDMKQLANLKHKLQT, via the exons ATGGCGAAGCATTTCCATCTGAACACACCGCTGCTGGAGAGCATCAGCATGTCCAAACGCGTGGGAACCACCGTGTACTTGAAGATGGAGAATTCACAACCCTCTGGCTCCTTCAAGATCCGTGGCATTGGACACCTCTGCCAGCAG CTCGCCAGACAGTCCAGAGGAGTTGTCTGCTCTTCAG GTGGTAATGCGGGTATGGCTGCAGCCTACGTAGCCAGAAAAATGGGTTTGCCAGCCACCATCGttgttccctcctcctctcctcagctgGTCGTTCAGAGACTCCAGGATCAGGGTGCTACTGTCAAGATTACAGGCAAG GTTTGGGATGATGCCAATGCAGAAGCTCTTAGAATGGCAGAAACGGAAGGACTCACTTATGTTCCTCCGTTTGACCATCCCCTCCTGTG GCAGGGCCACGCCAGTTTGATCATGGAGGTGGCAGCCTCTCTGGGCCCTGATGTGAAGCCTGGTGCTGTGCTGGTGTCTGTGGGCGGAGGGGGCCTCCTCTGTGGGGTCATTCAGGGCCTGAAGGATGTAGGCTGGACGGACGTGCCCATCATCGCCATGGAGACGGTGGGGGCCGACTGTTTCAACGCTGCGATTAAGGCGGGGAGGGTGGTCACTCTGGATGACATCACTAG TGAGGCTAAATGTCTCGGAGCAAAGACGGTTTGCAAGAAAGCGTTTGAGTACAGTCAAAGCGGCGAGCTTACGATCATATCTGAGCTCGTGACTGACCAGCAGGCTCTGCAGGCTGTCGAGACGTTtctgg ACGAGGAGCGTGTGTTGGTGGAGATGGCATGTGGAGCAGCGTTAGCGCCTGTCTATACCGGACTTATACACCAACTACAGAATGAAG GTAGGCTGCCTACACTGTTGGGCCCCCTGGTGGTGATCGTGTGCGGTGGCAGCAGCGTGGACATGAAGCAGCTGGCCAacctcaaacacaaactgcagacaTAA